The genomic interval TAGTGTTATGGTTGATGGAAGGTCGTAGATCAGGCTATCTCGCCTTAATAGGTCGATCGCGGGGCTAAGCGTGCTTCGGGATTCTCGGGCCGGACTTGCCTTTATGGGTAATTCTAGTGAACTTATATCGACAAGATCACAATGAAAATTGTGTCAATCCTCTCGTCGGATTTAAAAGGAATTAAATCCGCAATCGGACTTCATACCGGTGTTATCATGATTATATCCATGCCAGCGACGCAGAGATGGGGGTGGAGATCTCAAATTCATCTAATACCGGACTTGGATCAACTGGGATGGAAATGATAAAACTAAAGCAGTGCGATTCGCGGTCTGCAAATTTACTATTATTCATTTCATAGTCATGCCAGATGAACATAATTCCGAAAAGAAAACGCCCCAATGTCCCATTTACATGTGCGCTCTAAAACCTTCGGAAGGCAGGTGGGTTTCGGGGGAGACACTTTGCTTCATTCGATCCTCAAACATGCCCTTCAACAGAAGGGCAGATTTCTTGGGTGTTCTTTCGAGGGTCTTGTAGTCGGTAAAAGTCACACCAAACCTGACCCCGTAGCCATCGGACCATTCTGCAGTTGAAAGTTAGTACAATCCATCATTTCGCCTAAAGAGCAAACATACCAAGATTGTCCATCAGTGACCATGCAAAATAGCCCTTGATGTCAGATCCATCTTCTGTTCGAGACAATCCAACCGCGTCAAGGTGGTCTTGGAAATATCGAATTCGGTATGTGTCTTCCACGGCTTCGGTACGAGTCATCTTATCTTCTTCGGGGCAAGGACATCCGTTCTCAGTGACATAGATTGGCAAGCCATACTTCCGATACACCCGGGTAAGGTGCTTCCGGAAAAGGTCCGGAGTTGAACGAAGCCAATGAACACCACTGGGCTCGCCAACGGGAACACCCTGCTTATTCTCCTGCAACTCGATGAGATTCCCCAAGAAATCGGTTTCTGATGCCGGTTCATCGCGATGACGAGCAAACTGGGAGGTATAGTAGTTCATTCCATAGAAGTCCATTTTGGCTTCCCGCAGCAGAGCAAAATCGGCCTCGGTGAATGCTGGAAGGCGATCACCAAGTTGCTCTCGCATGCAGATCGGATAGTCTTGTGCCAGGCTGGAGAAATGTCAATACCAATCTTTTCGCATCACCTCGAATTTTAAAACGTACCAAATCGGGTTGGCAAACCATCCAATGTGGAATTCCATTCGACGCTCAGCAGCCATTTTGTCGCGCTCATCCTCACTATCCCATGGCTCATAGAAATCGCCATTCAAAGAGATGCCAATTCGGCCTTTTTGGGTGCCTCGGAACTTCTTGTTGTACAAAGCAACAGCACGGGCATGGCTCATAATCAAGGCTTTTCCCACGGTCCAGGGTTCAGTGGCAGTGTTGCCTTCTGAAGATTGCGGGTTGATGCTACTCCGACCTGGTGCATTACCTCCAGTGGCATATCCCTTGTCTTGCTATTAGTTTGTGGGGAGCATTTGTGACGAAAATGGTCAAACTCACAAAAATGGACACAATCCACGGCTCATTCAGGGTAATCCAATTCTTGACACGATCACCGAACCGCTCATAGCAGATCTTTGCAAATCTCTCAAAATCGAGCTGTGATTCCTCCACATCTAGCCACCCTCCATATCTGTCATGGAGTTTCTGTGGCAGGTCCCAGTGATAGAGAGTTGCCCATGGCACAATGCCTCTTGCGAGCAAGGCATCGATGAGCCTGTCGTAGAATGCGATTCCGGCTTCATTGACAGGATCATTTCGTCCACCTAGCGGAATAATTCGCGACCAAGAAATAGAGAATCGGTAAGCCTTGCCACCATACCGCGAGAGCAAATCGAGGTCTTCCTCATAACGGTGATAGTGGTCGCACGCGATGTCTCCGCTTGCCCCCTTGGTCCGGGTAGGCTCCAGATGGCAGAAGGTATCCCAGATGGATTTGCCGCGgccgtcttcatcaaccGCACCTTCAATCTGATACGCGGCTGTAGCAAATCCCCATTCAAAGTCTGCGGGGAGAGGTGTAGGCGGCGCCATGATTTGAGTTTCAATACTGGAGTGTCAATGGAGACTCAGATCAAGCCACTTTGTCTAACAAACAAGTTAAAAAGCCATTTAACCTCCAGCACATGAATTCAACAACTTATAGCTTCTTGCTATCAACCAACTTGGCAATTAGGCGTCAGGTTTGTCAGTCTACGGAGATTTGTGTTTGCCGCGTCGGAGGAatacaagaagaacggcGAAATATGAAGCAACGACAGCCAAGAAAAACTCTTTCCCGGTGGATTCCAACCCATTCTTCACATTTTGTTTCCCCGATTTTCGGGGAAACTTATTTTGGCTCTGGCCGGCCACGCGAGATTCTTGTCCCCATGGGGAGCAGGTCCCCGCACAGGAAGTTTTTGACAGCAGCAGGTGCGCGCTTTCAACCATTTATGCCGATATAGAATTCTATAAGAAGTGAAGGCATGTCTTCATCCTGGCTTCCAAGGTCccgtcctcatcctcacctTCGTTCTCCCGCCACCTTCGCTTCCTCAGCGATTGAGTCCAGGTGATCCCATCACAAGCTTCCCCTTGAGTCGTTGCGACTTACTTCTTCCACGATGGCTCCCGCTGCTGCCCATGCCACCGAGGCCATTGTGTCGTCCATCGACGTGCAGTCTATGCCCCCATTCTGGCGCCGGAAGAATGGAATTCTGCTGTACTTTCTCCTCACCTCCTCATTGCTGGCGAGTGCTGCTCTCGGTATCGATGGTGTAAGTGACTCTCCTTCCACCTTTCTGCTGATGGATATTAACAAGCATTCCTAGTCCATGACGAACGGCATGCAGGTTCTCTCGTCCTGGCAAGACCGTTTCGGACACCCGGAGGGGTCAACGCTCGGGTTCTTTGGGGCATCCAGCGCCATTGGTGGTGTCATTCCCTTCATCTTTCTAAGCTGGATTGGCGACAAATTTGGTCGTCGTCTACCTACTGCCCTCGGCTCGGTTGTCATTATTACTGGAGTCATTATTGAGTTCTTTGCTACCTCGCTGAATATGTACATTGGCGGCAAGCTCGTGTTGGGCGCCGGCTCCTCACTCATCCAGATGGGTGCTCCGGTCCTGGTGACTGAGCTGTCTCATCCCAAGGAGCGTGTCCAGGTCACGACCTTCTACAACACCTCTATCGTGCTTGGGTATGTCATTGGCGCCTGGGCAACATTTGGTTGCAACAAAATCACCAGCCAATGGTCATGGAGGTTGCCTACTTTGATTCAGATCCTCCCCTCAGCCTACCAATTCTGTCTGGTCTGGTTCTGCCCCGAGTCGCCCCGTTGGTTGATGGCCAAAGGCCGCTTTGAAGAGGCTCgcaacatcctcgtcaaATATCACGGCGAGTGCGACCCCAACTCAGAGCTGGTCAATATCGAATGCGCAGAGATCCAGCAGGCCATCGACAAGGAAGCCGAAAACAACATTAGTTGGAAggacttcttctcgtctATCCCCAATCTGAAGCGCATTTCCCTCTGCTTTGCCACTGCCGTCTTCAGCCAGAGCTCTGGGAACTTGCTCGTGTCGAACTACCTGACCCAAATCTTGAAGGACACGGGCTTGAAGACTTCATATGAAATCACCCTCATGAACGGAATGGTCACCCTGTGGCAATACATCGTCGCCGTCCTGGTTGCCCTCATGGTCGATCGTTTCCGCCGtcgattcttcttcctgaCTGGATCCGGCGGTGTTGTGGTCACATTTATCGTTTGGACGATTGCTGCGCAGAGATACCTTGAGCACGGCTCTCTTCCAGCAGGCCGGGTGGTCATCGCCTGTATCTTTGTCTTCCAGTTCTTCTACACCTTTGCCTGGACGAACCTGATCGTCACGTACCCACTCGAGGTCGTCACCCTCCAGATGCGCGCGAAGACGTGGGCATTCGTGCTGCTCACCATCCAGGTGGCGTCCATCTTCGGCAGCTATGTCAACCCGATCGGATTACAGAACATCGGTTGGAAGTTCTACATCTACTATGATATTTGGGTGTTGATCGTCTTCCTCATtgtctatttcttcttcgttgagACATCGGGGCCTACGCTGGAGGAATTAACTTATCTCTTTGAAGGGGAAGATGAGAAACGGATGGTGGCAGAGAAGGTTGAGGTGCAGAAGGAGCAAGTGGTACTCCAAGAGCATGTGGAGAACAAGCTGCCTTGAAGAATTACTTGTCATTAATGTGTTTATATGAAAGAGTTCTGACAATTCAACTCAAATATCATCGTCTGGGCTATTCTACAAGAACGTCTTAAATTCGCTAGTACACAATCCAACGCCCAGTCTTGACAAATGGCAACTCCAGAAACCCCGGCTGTCAGTGGCGAGCAATCATCGCCTTTACAGGGACCACCTCGTGGCAAAATGGCCACAAGAACGGGCTACTCCGTTACCAAAAAGACAATATGATCAAATTCATTGCCTGCGTGATTCCCAGGGAAGTGACAGAAACAATAACAACAAACACCAGTCAATCTTACTTAAACAATGCCCCAACAGTTCTCCAATCAAAATGTGGCAGAAGAATACAAAAGACGAGCGAAAACCAAAGGCTCCAAACGCGGCCAATGCTCTACAAAACAACATCCCAAAAATAAACTCCAGGCCAATAGACGTTCTCAACTCAGTCGCGAGTGTGGCCGGTCATATCGGCCGTGCTCTCGATTCCCTCCCACGGCAggtcatcctcgtcatcatccaggtcgagctggccaagatggcGAGTTGATTTATCGGTCGTACCAGTGACATCCGCGACCTGGGACATGGTCGTATCAATGCCAATCGACTCGAGagtcatctccatctccttctcggtcaTCTGATGCCCGCTCTGCTTTTGGCCTTCCAGGACGTCATAGAGAGAATAAATCTGGTCAGATTTCATGTCGATATCCTTGAGAAATTTCTCGATCCTCTCAAGGAGCGACTTGCGCTGTCGCTTGCCGAGAGATACATCGAGCTTGCTGTAGGCGCTCTGGTATGTGGCCAATTGCATCTTTAGATGAGAGAGCTCGTCTTCCAATGCTTTGAGGACGGTGGCAATAGCAACA from Penicillium psychrofluorescens genome assembly, chromosome: 5 carries:
- a CDS encoding uncharacterized protein (ID:PFLUO_007896-T1.cds;~source:funannotate) gives rise to the protein MAPAAAHATEAIVSSIDVQSMPPFWRRKNGILLYFLLTSSLLASAALGIDGSMTNGMQVLSSWQDRFGHPEGSTLGFFGASSAIGGVIPFIFLSWIGDKFGRRLPTALGSVVIITGVIIEFFATSLNMYIGGKLVLGAGSSLIQMGAPVLVTELSHPKERVQVTTFYNTSIVLGYVIGAWATFGCNKITSQWSWRLPTLIQILPSAYQFCLVWFCPESPRWLMAKGRFEEARNILVKYHGECDPNSELVNIECAEIQQAIDKEAENNISWKDFFSSIPNLKRISLCFATAVFSQSSGNLLVSNYLTQILKDTGLKTSYEITLMNGMVTLWQYIVAVLVALMVDRFRRRFFFLTGSGGVVVTFIVWTIAAQRYLEHGSLPAGRVVIACIFVFQFFYTFAWTNLIVTYPLEVVTLQMRAKTWAFVLLTIQVASIFGSYVNPIGLQNIGWKFYIYYDIWVLIVFLIVYFFFVETSGPTLEELTYLFEGEDEKRMVAEKVEVQKEQVVLQEHVENKLP
- a CDS encoding uncharacterized protein (ID:PFLUO_007895-T1.cds;~source:funannotate), producing MAPPTPLPADFEWGFATAAYQIEGAVDEDGRGKSIWDTFCHLEPTRTKGASGDIACDHYHRYEEDLDLLSRYGGKAYRFSISWSRIIPLGGRNDPVNEAGIAFYDRLIDALLARGIVPWATLYHWDLPQKLHDRYGGWLDVEESQLDFERFAKICYERFGDRVKNWITLNEPWIVSIFQDKGYATGGNAPGRSSINPQSSEGNTATEPWTVGKALIMSHARAVALYNKKFRGTQKGRIGISLNGDFYEPWDSEDERDKMAAERRMEFHIGWFANPICLAQDYPICMREQLGDRLPAFTEADFALLREAKMDFYGMNYYTSQFARHRDEPASETDFLGNLIELQENKQGVPVGEPSGVHWLRSTPDLFRKHLTRVYRKYGLPIYVTENGCPCPEEDKMTRTEAVEDTYRIRYFQDHLDAVGLSRTEDGSDIKGYFAWSLMDNLEWSDGYGVRFGVTFTDYKTLERTPKKSALLLKGMFEDRMKQSVSPETHLPSEGFRAHM